CCGCGCGTGACCATGGCAACGCCGGGCTCCCCGGTCAACTTGCCATGGGCCTCCGCCATGTACGCCGCGCCGCCCTCATGGCGGGCGACGACGGTCTCGATGGACGTGCCGTGCAGCCCGTCGAGGACCGCGAGGTAGCTTTCGCCCGGGACCGCGAAGACGCGCTTAACGCCGTGGACGGCAAGCGAATCGACGATGGCCTGGCCTGCATGACGCAGTTTGTGGTTCAAAGAGGGTCTCCTGATCCGAACATTGTGGGGTCGGTATCAGTATTAGGAACGCCACTCCATGCTGTCCAATACATAGTTGGCACCAAGTCAATGCCAAACGGGCATTGAGTTGCTGAGCGTCATTCGTCGAGGGTGATGCCCTCGGCCCTGAGAAAGCCGCGGATTCTGTGTGCCATCCGCTGGATGACCTCTTCGGCGTAGTGGCCGGGGATCCAGGCCACGTGCAGCGGTAGCGCCAAGGGCTCCAATTTGCCGTCCGATCTGGCGTCGTGAAGCACTACGATCGGATGCGCACCGTACAGGGAGCCCTCGGTCACGAAGCCAACCCCCCGGCCGGCAGCAGCCAGTGCAACCACGGTTTGCCCGTCGTCGCACTCGGTCACCTCTGGGAACGTCATATCGGCCTTGCTGAGCGCGTCGTCCAGGATGTAACGGCTAACGCTGTGGTGCGACGCCAGAATTGCAGTCGACCCCGCGAATCCCGTAATCGGCAGCTCCGTCACGCCTGCGCGTGCCCACCGGTGGTCCGCTGATACGAACGCCCTGACGGCCACCCTCCCCAGTGGAACGTGCCGTAATGCCCCGTCGCGGGCTGCCGGAGAGATTGCGAAGTCGCTGCCACGCCGTAATGAGTCAGTCATGTCGAAGTGGCTGACCTCGCGCGGAATGATCTTCGGGTCATCCGGCCCCGTCGTGGCGATGAACGGCGCGAGGATGCGACGCAGCGTCGTGCTGGTCGTCGCGGCTACGAGTTCCTCCACACGCCCTGTCCGGAGAGCCGTGGCCGCTTCCTCGAATCCGCGCGTCTCGCCCATGAGCCGGCGCGCTACCGGTACGAGTGCCCGCCCCGCTGAAGTGAGGGCAAGGCGGTTGCCCTGGGCCTCGAAGAGTTCAAGGCGCAGCTCGCGCTCCAGCGTCTTGATCTGTCGGCTCAGGGCCGGCTGGGCGACATGCAGCGTTTCGGCAGCGGCAGTCACGGTTCCGGCATCGACCACTGCCAGAAAGTACTGAAGACGTTGAAAGTTCATGCCTCAATGATGTGGCATCAGCCTCTCCGCGCCATGGCCGCAATTCCGTTAGAACAAGGGAAGACAGGAAAGAATGAGCGGGAACCATGCCTAAACGGCATAGACGTTAGTGATTCTCGGTCTTAGACAGCATCCCTGGAAGGTCCGATAGTTGAGGGAACATCCGCACAATACCCGTCGTTCCCACATGCGAAAGGAACAGCTTCCATGGCGCAATCGCCACCCGCCCAGACTGCCTTCGACATCGCACTCTCAGACCGGGCCGAAGCCGGTCTGCCCTCCGCGGTCCGGAAGGTCTTTCGAGCGTCACAGCGCCCTGGCATGATCTCGTTTGCCAACGGAGCTCCGTTCCTCGGAGCGCTGCCGTTCGGCAAACTGGCCGAGGACGCGCAGCACATCCTCGCAGACCAAGGCTTGGTCGCCCTTCAATACGGGTCAAGCGATGGAATTCCGCAACTGCGCCGACACATCGTTGACATCATGGCGCTCGAGGGGATCACAGCCCATCCCAATCAGGTCATCGTGACGGCGGGATCACAGCAGGCCCTCAACATGGCCGCTCATGCAACGATCAACCCAGGCGACGTCGTTTTCGCCGAGGGTCCATCCTACGCCGGCGGCATGGCAGTCTTCACGAGCCACGAAGCCGATATCGTCCACGTTCCCAGCGACGCCGAAGGGTTGATCCCGGCAGAACTCGAAAGGCTCATCGCCGAAACCCGGGCTGCTGGCAAGACGCCTAAGGTGCTCTACACCATCCCCAACTTCCAGAACCCCGGAGGCGTGAATCTCTCCAGCCAGCGTCGACTGGACGTAGGGCGCATCTGCCGGGACAACGGAATGCTGCTCTTCGAAGACAACCCCTACGGCCTTCTTGGCTTCGACGGACAGATAATGCCGGCAATTCAACCCGATTTCCCCGACATCACGTTCTACTTCGGATCATTTTCAAAGATGTTTGCTCCCGGGTTACGCCTGGGATGGGTCATCGCTCCCGGTTCTATCCACGAGCACCTGATCAACATCGGGGAAACAGCGGCCTTGAACCCTGCCGTCTTCAACCAGTTGCTCATGTCGGCCTATCTCGACGATCCCGCATGGAAGGAAACCCTGGACGTCTACCGCGGAATCTACAAAGCGAAGTTCCAAGCCCTCGTCGAAACCCTCGAAAGAGTCATGCCGGCAGGGACCACCTGGAATCAGCCGACCGGGGGTTTCTATCTCTGGGTGAAGGTCCCCGACGGCATTGATACCGAGGAACTTGTCTACGAGGCGATCGAACGCGGCATCGTTTACGTCCCCGGGACGGCCTTTTACACGAACGGCGCGGGCCACTCGGAACTGCGCTTGAGCTTTTGCCTTCCGTCCATCGATGAAATCCGGAAGGGCGCGGCGATCCTCGGCGAGCTCTTCACAGAGGCACTGGCCTCATCCAAATAACTCATGCCAGGCATAATCAATCCGGTGATCCCGGAGGTAGTCGGGCCAGATGGCCCATGAGGTCATAGGTAACGATGCCACCGTCACCATGGTGGCGGAAACGGGCCAGTTCAGCTGAACGCCGTCGAACTGATCATTGTCGACAGCTTCACGAGAGCACCTTCTACCTGGAAGTCGCGTGCCGCACCCTCACGGCCACTGCATCCGGGGCATCACCGCGAAGATCGGAATGCTGCGCTTCACCATAGAGCAGCCGATCGGCATCGTCACAGCCCCCAACTACGCATATCCCCTACGCCTCCGACACCCCAAAAGGATTCCCATGACCAACGCACCCCTCACGGACCACACGGTCCCGCCGCAGGCGCACGCCACTGATAAGCTCCTTCACGCGGAGGACAAGGGCTACCACAAGAGCCTGAAGCCCCGTCAAATCCAGATGATCGCTATCGGCGGCGCCATCGGAACCGGACTGTTCCTGGGTGCCGGCGGCCGCCTCAACGCCGCCGGCCCCTCGCTTGCCATCGCGTACGCCGTATGCGGCTTTTTTGCCTTCCTGATCCTGCGCGCGCTCGGCGAACTCGTGCTGCACCGCCCGTCGTCAGGCTCCTTCGTCTCCTACGCCCGCGAGTTCTTTGGCGAGAAGGCAGCGTTCGTTTCCGGCTGGTTCTACTGGGTCACCTGGGCCACCACCACCATCGTGGACATCACCGCAGTAGCCCTCTACATGAACTTCTTCGGCAAATACGTCCCGTGGATCGGCGCCGTGCCTCAGTGGGCCTGGGCACTGATCGCCCTCGTGGTGGTCGTGGCCCTGAACATGGTCTCGGTCAAGGTGTTCGGCGAGATGGAGTTCTGGTTTGCGCTAATCAAAGTGGTCGCACTGGTGTCATTCCTTGTGGTCGGCGTCTTCTTTGTCGTCTTCGGCACGCCGGTATCCGGCCAGCAGGTCGGTTTCAGCCTCATCACGGACAACGGCGGCATCTTCCCCAACGGCCTGCTGCCCCTGGTCTTGCTGATGGCGGGC
Above is a window of Arthrobacter pascens DNA encoding:
- a CDS encoding LysR family transcriptional regulator, which encodes MNFQRLQYFLAVVDAGTVTAAAETLHVAQPALSRQIKTLERELRLELFEAQGNRLALTSAGRALVPVARRLMGETRGFEEAATALRTGRVEELVAATTSTTLRRILAPFIATTGPDDPKIIPREVSHFDMTDSLRRGSDFAISPAARDGALRHVPLGRVAVRAFVSADHRWARAGVTELPITGFAGSTAILASHHSVSRYILDDALSKADMTFPEVTECDDGQTVVALAAAGRGVGFVTEGSLYGAHPIVVLHDARSDGKLEPLALPLHVAWIPGHYAEEVIQRMAHRIRGFLRAEGITLDE
- a CDS encoding aminotransferase-like domain-containing protein; this translates as MAQSPPAQTAFDIALSDRAEAGLPSAVRKVFRASQRPGMISFANGAPFLGALPFGKLAEDAQHILADQGLVALQYGSSDGIPQLRRHIVDIMALEGITAHPNQVIVTAGSQQALNMAAHATINPGDVVFAEGPSYAGGMAVFTSHEADIVHVPSDAEGLIPAELERLIAETRAAGKTPKVLYTIPNFQNPGGVNLSSQRRLDVGRICRDNGMLLFEDNPYGLLGFDGQIMPAIQPDFPDITFYFGSFSKMFAPGLRLGWVIAPGSIHEHLINIGETAALNPAVFNQLLMSAYLDDPAWKETLDVYRGIYKAKFQALVETLERVMPAGTTWNQPTGGFYLWVKVPDGIDTEELVYEAIERGIVYVPGTAFYTNGAGHSELRLSFCLPSIDEIRKGAAILGELFTEALASSK